From a single Arachis hypogaea cultivar Tifrunner chromosome 3, arahy.Tifrunner.gnm2.J5K5, whole genome shotgun sequence genomic region:
- the LOC112734567 gene encoding probable protein phosphatase 2C 39 isoform X3 translates to MFLLVSGLLTNILNRVDSATYKEISLLWGLKDEIDTLKNSLRIINAFLVDAENKQTQNNGIMEWLQQLRDHFFDARDILDEIECEALRNKIVKSQGSFKRKKSRMASHVDSVERERKQQDDFIEEKYGEDEDDDDVEDNTDEIKPEADEDANDDHGEEAEYLLGDDGETAEQGLHEGLLIKDGDENSKLSARHFSHGYHLTEGKLNHGMEDYIFAQHKKLNGYDLGLYAIFDGHSGHDVAKYLQSHLFENILNEPSFWKKPVHAVKKVCKATNDEILENIADSRGGSTVVAAILIDGVKLLVANVGDSRAISCKNGIAKPITVDHEPDKEKDLVETRGGCVFTRPGSIPRVDGQLAMTRAFGDGKLKEHITAEPDVMIRKIDDDTDFIILASDGLWKVMTNQDACDCIKDDVDDAKKAAKKLVKEAKSLGSCDDISCIVVTF, encoded by the exons ATGTTTCTCTTAGTTTCTGGTTTGCTGACCAATATCTTGAACAGGGTAGATTCCGCTACCTACAAAGAGATTTCACTGTTATGGGGTCTTAAAGATGAAATTGACACCCTCAAGAACTCTCTCAGAATCATCAATGCTTTCCTTGTGGATGCTGAGAACAAGCAAACACAAAATAACGGCATCATGGAGTGGCTGCAGCAGCTCAGGGATCATTTCTTCGATGCTCGTGACATCTTGGATGAGATTGAGTGTGAAGCACTCAGGAACAAGATTGTCAAGAGCCAAGGAAGCTTCAAAAGAAAG AAATCAAGGATGGCAAGCCATGTTGACTCCGttgaaagagagagaaag CAGCAAGATGACTTCATAGAAGAAAAATATGGTGAGGATGAAGATGACGATGATGTTGAAGACAATACTGATGAAATAAAACCAGAGGCAGATGAGGATGCAAATGAtgatcatggagaggaagcagagtaCTTACTAGGAGATGATGGGGAAACTGCAGAG CAGGGACTTCATGAAGGTCTACTCATAAAAGATGGAGATGAAAACAGCAAGCTTTCTGCTCGACATTTCAGCCATGGATATCACTTGACCGAAGGAAAGTTGAACCACGGAATGGAGGACTACATTTTTGCTCAACACAAGAAGCTCAATGGTTATGACTTGGGTTTGTATGCAATATTTGATGGTCATTCAGGTCATGATGTTGCCAAATACTTGCAAAGCCATCTATTTGAAAACATACTGAATGAG CCTAGTTTCTGGAAGAAACCAGTGCATGCAGTTAAGAAAGTGTGCAAGGCTACAAACGATGAGATCTTAGAGAATATAGCTGATTCGCGGGGAGGATCAACAGTGGTTGCAGCAATACTAATTGATGGAGTGAAGCTGCTTGTAGCCAATGTCGGCGATTCTCGAGCGATATCATGCAAAAATGGTATTGCAAAACCAATCACTGTGGATCACGAACCAGATAAGGAGAAAGATCTTGTTGAAACCAGAGGGGGCTGTGTGTTCACAAGACCAG GATCTATTCCAAGAGTAGATGGCCAATTAGCaatgacaagagcatttggagaTGGAAAACTGAAGGAGCACATTACTGCTGAGCCAGATGTGATGATTCGGAAGATTGATGATGACACTGACTTCATCATTTTGGCAAGTGATGGTTTGTGGAAG GTGATGACAAATCAGGATGCTTGTGACTGTATCAAAGATGATGTTGATGATGCTAAGAAAGCAGCTAAGAAGTTGGTTAAAGAAGCCAAGTCTCTAGGGAGCTGTGATGATATTTCATGCATAGTTGTTACGTTCTAG
- the LOC112734567 gene encoding putative disease resistance protein RGA1 isoform X1, producing MFLLVSGLLTNILNRVDSATYKEISLLWGLKDEIDTLKNSLRIINAFLVDAENKQTQNNGIMEWLQQLRDHFFDARDILDEIECEALRNKIVKSQGSFKRKVKRFFSLSNPLAFRIQMAHKIKEIKKKIDELASFRMKLGLSEIHASSSDVHVPKLAWRETKSYVRPSHVIGRDQEKEKIIGLLTVPSSDSGNEIIDVIPIVGIGGLGKTTIAQLVYNDDRVIENFFPRMWVFVSDDFDVKRLALEILKAMHGIDIDAHHNYSYDQLQNLLHEGLDGKKFLLVLDDVWNEDYRGWDELRNLLVGMHDDENNRIGSKIIVTTRSEKVASIMGKAYKQNLLYLPDEDCLKLFLRCAFPAGEENKHPRLVEIGKEIVRKCKGLPLAVVSLGCMLHSENRESVWKKTRDSEIWKMDQQNDGILAALKLSYNHLPSELKRCFSYCSVFPKGYEYSNLELISFWMAHGLLQTNDEDEEAEDLGEFYIQELVSKSFFEGVPEDQVVVDGLIFEELKHLGISYFKMHDLINDLAVSTMQNERAAVKFNSTNVRENVQHLSFSDSREGVPNFGNKRLSKVQTIGFWHASESASAITEPFLRWVFKEFRYLRVLNLQCSNFQFLPDCFNKMKHLRYLNLSYCQRMEKLPDSICKLQNLEVLNLCRCVALKYIPKNLRYLVSLRILWITTQMNDLSCIGFKTFSSLQILILWNCENLTFLPHDLRHLTALKRLSIEACLEVTHFGDEAEQEIDDDYSLKLEQFSINQLPELLALPNWLRRCSKTLRYLGLSQCQSLTAFPEWFPVLTSLETLLIADCPKLTLPHNMDNVHNLQNLKIFGCPQLVERCKRDIGPDWCKISHIPNIELESV from the exons ATGTTTCTCTTAGTTTCTGGTTTGCTGACCAATATCTTGAACAGGGTAGATTCCGCTACCTACAAAGAGATTTCACTGTTATGGGGTCTTAAAGATGAAATTGACACCCTCAAGAACTCTCTCAGAATCATCAATGCTTTCCTTGTGGATGCTGAGAACAAGCAAACACAAAATAACGGCATCATGGAGTGGCTGCAGCAGCTCAGGGATCATTTCTTCGATGCTCGTGACATCTTGGATGAGATTGAGTGTGAAGCACTCAGGAACAAGATTGTCAAGAGCCAAGGAAGCTTCAAAAGAAAGGTAAAGCGCTTCTTCTCACTCTCTAACCCTCTTGCATTTCGTATTCAGATGGCTCATAAGATCaaggaaattaagaaaaaaatagatGAATTGGCTTCTTTTAGGATGAAACTTGGTCTCTCGGAGATTCATGCAAGTAGTAGTGATGTTCATGTTCCAAAGTTGGCTTGGAGGGAGACTAAATCTTATGTTAGGCCTTCCCATGTGATTGGTAGAGATCAGGAGAAAGAGAAGATCATTGGTTTATTGACCGTTCCATCATCAGATTCTGGTAATGAGATTATTGATGTTATTCCAATTGTTGGAATTGGAGGTTTGGGGAAGACCACAATTGCACAACTAGTGTACAATGATGATAGGGTGATCGAGAATTTCTTTCCACGAATGTGGGTGTTTGTCTCTGATGATTTTGATGTTAAGAGGTTGGCATTGGAGATTCTTAAGGCTATGCATGGAATAGATATAGATGCCCATCACAATTATAGTTATGATCAGTTACAGAATTTGCTGCACGAGGGACTAGATGGGAAGAAGTTTCTGCTTGTTCTCGACGACGTTTGGAATGAAGATTATAGAGGGTGGGACGAACTGAGAAATCTGTTAGTAGGAATGCACGATGATGAAAATAACAGAATTGGTAGCAAGATTATCGTGACAACTCGTAGCGAAAAGGTTGCTTCGATCATGGGGAAAGCTTATAAACAGAACCTGCTATATCTTCCTGATGAAGATTGTCTAAAGCTATTTCTCAGGTGTGCATTTCCGGCAGGAGAGGAAAACAAGCACCCGAGGCTTGTGGAAATTGGGAAAGAGATTGTTAGAAAGTGCAAAGGGTTGCCCCTGGCAGTGGTGAGTTTAGGGTGCATGCTTCACTCAGAAAATCGAGAAAGTGTGTGGAAGAAAACTAGAGATAGTGAAATTTGGAAAATGGACCAACAAAATGATGGGATTTTGGCTGCATTGAAACTGAGCTATAACCACTTGCCATCTGAATTGAAAAGGTGTTTCTCCTATTGTTCAGTTTTTCCGAAGGGTTATGAATATAGCAATTTGGAGTTGATATCATTTTGGATGGCACATGGACTGCTACAAACCAACGACGAAGATGAAGAGGCAGAGGATCTTGGAGAGTTCTATATTCAAGAGCTAGtttcaaaatctttctttgaAGGTGTTCCTGAAGATCAAGTAGTTGTTGATGGACTTATTTTTGAAGAACTTAAGCATCTAGGAATATCTTATTTTAAGATGCATGATCTTATTAATGACCTTGCTGTGTCTACTATGCAAAATGAAAGGGCTGCAGTAAAGTTTAATTCAACCAATGTGAGAGAAAATGTGCAGCATTTATCATTTTCTGATAGTAGAGAAGGAGTACCTAATTTTGGTAATAAAAGGTTGAGTAAGGTCCAAACCATTGGATTCTGGCATGCAAGTGAAAGTGCAAGTGCAATCACTGAACCATTTCTTAGATGGGTTTTTAAGGAATTCAGGTACCTCAGGGTGTTGAATTTACAATGTTCAAATTTTCAGTTCTTGCCTGATTGTTTCAACAAGATGAAGCATTTGAGGTATCTTAATCTGAGCTATTGCCAAAGGATGGAAAAACTCCCAGATTCCATTTGCAAGCTGCAGAACTTGGAAGTTCTTAATCTGTGTAGATGTGTAGCACTTAAATACATTCCAAAAAACTTGAGGTATCTTGTGAGCCTCAGGATTTTGTGGATCACCACACAAATGAATGATTTGTCTTGTATAGGTTTTAAGACCTTCAGTTCTTTGCAAATATTGATTTTGTGGAATTGTGAAAACTTAACATTCCTTCCACATGATTTGAGACACTTAACTGCTTTGAAAAGGCTTAGTATTGAGGCTTGTCTTGAGGTGACTCATTTTGGAGATGAAGCTGAACAAGAAATTGATGACGACTATTCCTTGAAACTTGAACAATTCTCAATCAACCAACTACCAGAATTGTTAGCATTACCTAATTGGCTAAGAAGATGTTCTAAGACTCTCAGATATCTGGGCCTTTCACAGTGTCAGAGCTTAACAGCATTTCCAGAATGGTTCCCAGTTCTGACATCACTTGAAACCCTTCTAATTGCTGATTGTCCAAAATTAACACTACCACATAATATGGATAATGTTCATAACCTTCAGAACTTGAAGATATTTGGATGCCCTCAGCTAGTTGAGAGATGCAAAAGAGATATAGGACCTGATTGGTGTAAAATATCTCATATCCCAAATATTGAA CTTGAAAGCGTTTAA
- the LOC112734567 gene encoding probable protein phosphatase 2C 39 isoform X6 codes for MASHVDSVERERKQQDDFIEEKYGEDEDDDDVEDNTDEIKPEADEDANDDHGEEAEYLLGDDGETAEQGLHEGLLIKDGDENSKLSARHFSHGYHLTEGKLNHGMEDYIFAQHKKLNGYDLGLYAIFDGHSGHDVAKYLQSHLFENILNEPSFWKKPVHAVKKVCKATNDEILENIADSRGGSTVVAAILIDGVKLLVANVGDSRAISCKNGIAKPITVDHEPDKEKDLVETRGGCVFTRPGSIPRVDGQLAMTRAFGDGKLKEHITAEPDVMIRKIDDDTDFIILASDGLWKVMTNQDACDCIKDDVDDAKKAAKKLVKEAKSLGSCDDISCIVVTF; via the exons ATGGCAAGCCATGTTGACTCCGttgaaagagagagaaag CAGCAAGATGACTTCATAGAAGAAAAATATGGTGAGGATGAAGATGACGATGATGTTGAAGACAATACTGATGAAATAAAACCAGAGGCAGATGAGGATGCAAATGAtgatcatggagaggaagcagagtaCTTACTAGGAGATGATGGGGAAACTGCAGAG CAGGGACTTCATGAAGGTCTACTCATAAAAGATGGAGATGAAAACAGCAAGCTTTCTGCTCGACATTTCAGCCATGGATATCACTTGACCGAAGGAAAGTTGAACCACGGAATGGAGGACTACATTTTTGCTCAACACAAGAAGCTCAATGGTTATGACTTGGGTTTGTATGCAATATTTGATGGTCATTCAGGTCATGATGTTGCCAAATACTTGCAAAGCCATCTATTTGAAAACATACTGAATGAG CCTAGTTTCTGGAAGAAACCAGTGCATGCAGTTAAGAAAGTGTGCAAGGCTACAAACGATGAGATCTTAGAGAATATAGCTGATTCGCGGGGAGGATCAACAGTGGTTGCAGCAATACTAATTGATGGAGTGAAGCTGCTTGTAGCCAATGTCGGCGATTCTCGAGCGATATCATGCAAAAATGGTATTGCAAAACCAATCACTGTGGATCACGAACCAGATAAGGAGAAAGATCTTGTTGAAACCAGAGGGGGCTGTGTGTTCACAAGACCAG GATCTATTCCAAGAGTAGATGGCCAATTAGCaatgacaagagcatttggagaTGGAAAACTGAAGGAGCACATTACTGCTGAGCCAGATGTGATGATTCGGAAGATTGATGATGACACTGACTTCATCATTTTGGCAAGTGATGGTTTGTGGAAG GTGATGACAAATCAGGATGCTTGTGACTGTATCAAAGATGATGTTGATGATGCTAAGAAAGCAGCTAAGAAGTTGGTTAAAGAAGCCAAGTCTCTAGGGAGCTGTGATGATATTTCATGCATAGTTGTTACGTTCTAG
- the LOC112734567 gene encoding probable protein phosphatase 2C 39 isoform X4, with product MFLLVSGLLTNILNRVDSATYKEISLLWGLKDEIDTLKNSLRIINAFLVDAENKQTQNNGIMEWLQQLRDHFFDARDILDEIECEALRNKIVKSQGSFKRKKSRMASHVDSVERERKQQDDFIEEKYGEDEDDDDVEDNTDEIKPEADEDANDDHGEEAEYLLGDDGETAEGLHEGLLIKDGDENSKLSARHFSHGYHLTEGKLNHGMEDYIFAQHKKLNGYDLGLYAIFDGHSGHDVAKYLQSHLFENILNEPSFWKKPVHAVKKVCKATNDEILENIADSRGGSTVVAAILIDGVKLLVANVGDSRAISCKNGIAKPITVDHEPDKEKDLVETRGGCVFTRPGSIPRVDGQLAMTRAFGDGKLKEHITAEPDVMIRKIDDDTDFIILASDGLWKVMTNQDACDCIKDDVDDAKKAAKKLVKEAKSLGSCDDISCIVVTF from the exons ATGTTTCTCTTAGTTTCTGGTTTGCTGACCAATATCTTGAACAGGGTAGATTCCGCTACCTACAAAGAGATTTCACTGTTATGGGGTCTTAAAGATGAAATTGACACCCTCAAGAACTCTCTCAGAATCATCAATGCTTTCCTTGTGGATGCTGAGAACAAGCAAACACAAAATAACGGCATCATGGAGTGGCTGCAGCAGCTCAGGGATCATTTCTTCGATGCTCGTGACATCTTGGATGAGATTGAGTGTGAAGCACTCAGGAACAAGATTGTCAAGAGCCAAGGAAGCTTCAAAAGAAAG AAATCAAGGATGGCAAGCCATGTTGACTCCGttgaaagagagagaaag CAGCAAGATGACTTCATAGAAGAAAAATATGGTGAGGATGAAGATGACGATGATGTTGAAGACAATACTGATGAAATAAAACCAGAGGCAGATGAGGATGCAAATGAtgatcatggagaggaagcagagtaCTTACTAGGAGATGATGGGGAAACTGCAGAG GGACTTCATGAAGGTCTACTCATAAAAGATGGAGATGAAAACAGCAAGCTTTCTGCTCGACATTTCAGCCATGGATATCACTTGACCGAAGGAAAGTTGAACCACGGAATGGAGGACTACATTTTTGCTCAACACAAGAAGCTCAATGGTTATGACTTGGGTTTGTATGCAATATTTGATGGTCATTCAGGTCATGATGTTGCCAAATACTTGCAAAGCCATCTATTTGAAAACATACTGAATGAG CCTAGTTTCTGGAAGAAACCAGTGCATGCAGTTAAGAAAGTGTGCAAGGCTACAAACGATGAGATCTTAGAGAATATAGCTGATTCGCGGGGAGGATCAACAGTGGTTGCAGCAATACTAATTGATGGAGTGAAGCTGCTTGTAGCCAATGTCGGCGATTCTCGAGCGATATCATGCAAAAATGGTATTGCAAAACCAATCACTGTGGATCACGAACCAGATAAGGAGAAAGATCTTGTTGAAACCAGAGGGGGCTGTGTGTTCACAAGACCAG GATCTATTCCAAGAGTAGATGGCCAATTAGCaatgacaagagcatttggagaTGGAAAACTGAAGGAGCACATTACTGCTGAGCCAGATGTGATGATTCGGAAGATTGATGATGACACTGACTTCATCATTTTGGCAAGTGATGGTTTGTGGAAG GTGATGACAAATCAGGATGCTTGTGACTGTATCAAAGATGATGTTGATGATGCTAAGAAAGCAGCTAAGAAGTTGGTTAAAGAAGCCAAGTCTCTAGGGAGCTGTGATGATATTTCATGCATAGTTGTTACGTTCTAG
- the LOC112734567 gene encoding putative disease resistance protein RGA1 isoform X2: MKLTPSRTLSESSMLSLWMLRTSKHKITASWSGCSSSGIISSMLVTSWMRLSVKHSGTRLSRAKEASKERMKLGLSEIHASSSDVHVPKLAWRETKSYVRPSHVIGRDQEKEKIIGLLTVPSSDSGNEIIDVIPIVGIGGLGKTTIAQLVYNDDRVIENFFPRMWVFVSDDFDVKRLALEILKAMHGIDIDAHHNYSYDQLQNLLHEGLDGKKFLLVLDDVWNEDYRGWDELRNLLVGMHDDENNRIGSKIIVTTRSEKVASIMGKAYKQNLLYLPDEDCLKLFLRCAFPAGEENKHPRLVEIGKEIVRKCKGLPLAVVSLGCMLHSENRESVWKKTRDSEIWKMDQQNDGILAALKLSYNHLPSELKRCFSYCSVFPKGYEYSNLELISFWMAHGLLQTNDEDEEAEDLGEFYIQELVSKSFFEGVPEDQVVVDGLIFEELKHLGISYFKMHDLINDLAVSTMQNERAAVKFNSTNVRENVQHLSFSDSREGVPNFGNKRLSKVQTIGFWHASESASAITEPFLRWVFKEFRYLRVLNLQCSNFQFLPDCFNKMKHLRYLNLSYCQRMEKLPDSICKLQNLEVLNLCRCVALKYIPKNLRYLVSLRILWITTQMNDLSCIGFKTFSSLQILILWNCENLTFLPHDLRHLTALKRLSIEACLEVTHFGDEAEQEIDDDYSLKLEQFSINQLPELLALPNWLRRCSKTLRYLGLSQCQSLTAFPEWFPVLTSLETLLIADCPKLTLPHNMDNVHNLQNLKIFGCPQLVERCKRDIGPDWCKISHIPNIELESV; this comes from the exons ATGAAATTGACACCCTCAAGAACTCTCTCAGAATCATCAATGCTTTCCTTGTGGATGCTGAGAACAAGCAAACACAAAATAACGGCATCATGGAGTGGCTGCAGCAGCTCAGGGATCATTTCTTCGATGCTCGTGACATCTTGGATGAGATTGAGTGTGAAGCACTCAGGAACAAGATTGTCAAGAGCCAAGGAAGCTTCAAAAGAAAG GATGAAACTTGGTCTCTCGGAGATTCATGCAAGTAGTAGTGATGTTCATGTTCCAAAGTTGGCTTGGAGGGAGACTAAATCTTATGTTAGGCCTTCCCATGTGATTGGTAGAGATCAGGAGAAAGAGAAGATCATTGGTTTATTGACCGTTCCATCATCAGATTCTGGTAATGAGATTATTGATGTTATTCCAATTGTTGGAATTGGAGGTTTGGGGAAGACCACAATTGCACAACTAGTGTACAATGATGATAGGGTGATCGAGAATTTCTTTCCACGAATGTGGGTGTTTGTCTCTGATGATTTTGATGTTAAGAGGTTGGCATTGGAGATTCTTAAGGCTATGCATGGAATAGATATAGATGCCCATCACAATTATAGTTATGATCAGTTACAGAATTTGCTGCACGAGGGACTAGATGGGAAGAAGTTTCTGCTTGTTCTCGACGACGTTTGGAATGAAGATTATAGAGGGTGGGACGAACTGAGAAATCTGTTAGTAGGAATGCACGATGATGAAAATAACAGAATTGGTAGCAAGATTATCGTGACAACTCGTAGCGAAAAGGTTGCTTCGATCATGGGGAAAGCTTATAAACAGAACCTGCTATATCTTCCTGATGAAGATTGTCTAAAGCTATTTCTCAGGTGTGCATTTCCGGCAGGAGAGGAAAACAAGCACCCGAGGCTTGTGGAAATTGGGAAAGAGATTGTTAGAAAGTGCAAAGGGTTGCCCCTGGCAGTGGTGAGTTTAGGGTGCATGCTTCACTCAGAAAATCGAGAAAGTGTGTGGAAGAAAACTAGAGATAGTGAAATTTGGAAAATGGACCAACAAAATGATGGGATTTTGGCTGCATTGAAACTGAGCTATAACCACTTGCCATCTGAATTGAAAAGGTGTTTCTCCTATTGTTCAGTTTTTCCGAAGGGTTATGAATATAGCAATTTGGAGTTGATATCATTTTGGATGGCACATGGACTGCTACAAACCAACGACGAAGATGAAGAGGCAGAGGATCTTGGAGAGTTCTATATTCAAGAGCTAGtttcaaaatctttctttgaAGGTGTTCCTGAAGATCAAGTAGTTGTTGATGGACTTATTTTTGAAGAACTTAAGCATCTAGGAATATCTTATTTTAAGATGCATGATCTTATTAATGACCTTGCTGTGTCTACTATGCAAAATGAAAGGGCTGCAGTAAAGTTTAATTCAACCAATGTGAGAGAAAATGTGCAGCATTTATCATTTTCTGATAGTAGAGAAGGAGTACCTAATTTTGGTAATAAAAGGTTGAGTAAGGTCCAAACCATTGGATTCTGGCATGCAAGTGAAAGTGCAAGTGCAATCACTGAACCATTTCTTAGATGGGTTTTTAAGGAATTCAGGTACCTCAGGGTGTTGAATTTACAATGTTCAAATTTTCAGTTCTTGCCTGATTGTTTCAACAAGATGAAGCATTTGAGGTATCTTAATCTGAGCTATTGCCAAAGGATGGAAAAACTCCCAGATTCCATTTGCAAGCTGCAGAACTTGGAAGTTCTTAATCTGTGTAGATGTGTAGCACTTAAATACATTCCAAAAAACTTGAGGTATCTTGTGAGCCTCAGGATTTTGTGGATCACCACACAAATGAATGATTTGTCTTGTATAGGTTTTAAGACCTTCAGTTCTTTGCAAATATTGATTTTGTGGAATTGTGAAAACTTAACATTCCTTCCACATGATTTGAGACACTTAACTGCTTTGAAAAGGCTTAGTATTGAGGCTTGTCTTGAGGTGACTCATTTTGGAGATGAAGCTGAACAAGAAATTGATGACGACTATTCCTTGAAACTTGAACAATTCTCAATCAACCAACTACCAGAATTGTTAGCATTACCTAATTGGCTAAGAAGATGTTCTAAGACTCTCAGATATCTGGGCCTTTCACAGTGTCAGAGCTTAACAGCATTTCCAGAATGGTTCCCAGTTCTGACATCACTTGAAACCCTTCTAATTGCTGATTGTCCAAAATTAACACTACCACATAATATGGATAATGTTCATAACCTTCAGAACTTGAAGATATTTGGATGCCCTCAGCTAGTTGAGAGATGCAAAAGAGATATAGGACCTGATTGGTGTAAAATATCTCATATCCCAAATATTGAA CTTGAAAGCGTTTAA
- the LOC112734567 gene encoding probable protein phosphatase 2C 39 isoform X5 gives MQAQSNLQKRKSTLITEGNAAAFKKSRMASHVDSVERERKQQDDFIEEKYGEDEDDDDVEDNTDEIKPEADEDANDDHGEEAEYLLGDDGETAEQGLHEGLLIKDGDENSKLSARHFSHGYHLTEGKLNHGMEDYIFAQHKKLNGYDLGLYAIFDGHSGHDVAKYLQSHLFENILNEPSFWKKPVHAVKKVCKATNDEILENIADSRGGSTVVAAILIDGVKLLVANVGDSRAISCKNGIAKPITVDHEPDKEKDLVETRGGCVFTRPGSIPRVDGQLAMTRAFGDGKLKEHITAEPDVMIRKIDDDTDFIILASDGLWKVMTNQDACDCIKDDVDDAKKAAKKLVKEAKSLGSCDDISCIVVTF, from the exons ATGCAG GCCCAATCTAACTTGCAGAAAAGAAAGTCTACATTGATAACGGAAGGGAATGCTGCTGCTTTCaag AAATCAAGGATGGCAAGCCATGTTGACTCCGttgaaagagagagaaag CAGCAAGATGACTTCATAGAAGAAAAATATGGTGAGGATGAAGATGACGATGATGTTGAAGACAATACTGATGAAATAAAACCAGAGGCAGATGAGGATGCAAATGAtgatcatggagaggaagcagagtaCTTACTAGGAGATGATGGGGAAACTGCAGAG CAGGGACTTCATGAAGGTCTACTCATAAAAGATGGAGATGAAAACAGCAAGCTTTCTGCTCGACATTTCAGCCATGGATATCACTTGACCGAAGGAAAGTTGAACCACGGAATGGAGGACTACATTTTTGCTCAACACAAGAAGCTCAATGGTTATGACTTGGGTTTGTATGCAATATTTGATGGTCATTCAGGTCATGATGTTGCCAAATACTTGCAAAGCCATCTATTTGAAAACATACTGAATGAG CCTAGTTTCTGGAAGAAACCAGTGCATGCAGTTAAGAAAGTGTGCAAGGCTACAAACGATGAGATCTTAGAGAATATAGCTGATTCGCGGGGAGGATCAACAGTGGTTGCAGCAATACTAATTGATGGAGTGAAGCTGCTTGTAGCCAATGTCGGCGATTCTCGAGCGATATCATGCAAAAATGGTATTGCAAAACCAATCACTGTGGATCACGAACCAGATAAGGAGAAAGATCTTGTTGAAACCAGAGGGGGCTGTGTGTTCACAAGACCAG GATCTATTCCAAGAGTAGATGGCCAATTAGCaatgacaagagcatttggagaTGGAAAACTGAAGGAGCACATTACTGCTGAGCCAGATGTGATGATTCGGAAGATTGATGATGACACTGACTTCATCATTTTGGCAAGTGATGGTTTGTGGAAG GTGATGACAAATCAGGATGCTTGTGACTGTATCAAAGATGATGTTGATGATGCTAAGAAAGCAGCTAAGAAGTTGGTTAAAGAAGCCAAGTCTCTAGGGAGCTGTGATGATATTTCATGCATAGTTGTTACGTTCTAG